AGGGGAATTCGGGAACCTGCTGATGTCCTGCCAGCTCACCGATGAAGAACTGGCATTGCACCACCACCAAACAAGGAGCACGGCATGAAGGTACGGAATTCACTCCGCGCACTGAAAAGGATCCCCGGCGCACAGGTTGTCCGGCGGCGCGGGAGGACCTTTGTCATCAACAAGAAGAACCCCCGGATGAAAGCGCGGCAGGGATGACGGTACTGTCTAATCCATGAGCCCAGCCCCCGTCATCATTGCCATCGACGGGCGCTCGGGCGCAGGAAAGACCACCCTTGCCATTGAACTGGCAGCGCGCCTGCGCGCCCACCACCGGGTTTCGCTGTTCCACCTCGAGGACCTCTACCCCGGCTGGAACGGCCTGATGGTCGGCATCGACCGCTACGTTGCCACGGTGCTGGAACCCCTGAGCCGAGGCGAGGCCGCCACCTGGACCAGCTGGGACTGGGAGAAACATTACGACGGCGACTCCCGGGTCACGCTGCCGGCCGAGATTGTCATCGTTGAGGGAGTGGGCGCCGCCGCGGCTGCGGCCCGGCCCCTGCTCAGCGCCGTCATCTGGGCGGACTCACCGGAGGAGATCCGCCGCACCCGGGCGCTGGACCGCGACGGCAGCACCTACGAACCCTACTGGGACCAGTGGGCGGCGCAGGAAGAGGAATGGCTGGGCGCCGACGACGTCCCGCAGCATGCCGACGTACGCGTAATGAACCGCGCGGACGGGGCTGCCCCCGCGGACGTCCTGCAACTCCTGCCGTACCTTCCCGCCCTTGCCCCTGCGCTGTCCCCCGAACTTTCGGCGCGCCGGGGCCTCAGCGTGCGCACTGAACAGCTGGACGGCAGTCCGGATCCAGCAGCGCTGTTCAAGTCCCTCTACGGCACCTCGGCCAACGCCGTCTGGCTCGACTCCTCGGACACGGGCTTGGCCGGGCTTTCCCCGAGTGGCCAAGCGGGCTCCGGGGCGGCAGGGCGGAGCCGCTTCAGCATCATGGCGGACGACGCCGGGATGCACGGCCAGTCCATGACGCACCGTTCCGGACATAGTGAGCTCAGGGCAGGTTGCGCCACCGCCACGGTGGACGGCCCCTTCTTCCGCTGGCTGGACACAGTCTGGGGCAACCCGGCGGTCAGCACCCCTGACGGCTACCCCGGCGAGTTCACCCTGGGTTGGCTGGGCTGCCTGGGCTACGAACTCAAACGGGAGACCGGCGGCTCCGATCAATCCGCACCCACCCCTGATGCTTCGTTGATCTTCGCCGGCAGGGCCGTCGTTTTGGACCACGCTGCCGGGACTGCCTGGCTCCTGGCGCTCGACGCCCCGGATGCAGACGAGTGGCTGGAGGACGGGCGCGCAGCCGTCGAGGCAGCGGCCCATCCCGCCGCGCAGGCGGCCGCGGCGGCCCAAGCCGGCGGCAGCAACGGCGTCGTACTTCCGGAAGCGCCCGCATTCCGCAGCCGCGATACCGGCGGGCAGTACCGGGAGAAAATCGCTGCCGCCCAGCACGAAATCGCCGAGGGAAACACGTACGAGGTCTGCCTGACCACCACTCTGTCAGCGAAGGTTTCGGCGGCCACGATGGATCCGTGGCAGGCATACCTGGCCCTGCGCCGGAGGAATCCGGCCCCGTTCGCCAGTTACCTGACGTTCGGCGGGCTCTCGGTGGCCAGCACCTCGCCCGAGCGGTTCCTGAAGATAGCGTCCGACGGCGGCATGCGCGCCGAGCCCATCAAAGGCACCCGCCGCCGGGGTGCCGACCCGCAGGAGGACGCGCAGCTTCGCACGGAGCTGGCGGCGTCGCTGAAGGACCGCGCCGAGAACATCATGATCGTGGACCTGCTGCGGAACGACCTAAGCCATTTCGCTGTCCCGGGCTCCGTCACGGTCAGCAGGCTCTGCGCCATCGAAAGCTACGCCACGGTGCACCAGATGGTCAGCACCATCGATGCGCAGCTGAAGCGGGGATCCTCGCGGGCCGAAGCCGTGGCTGCCTGCTTCCCGGCGGGCTCGATGACCGGCGCGCCCAAGATCAGCACCATGGCCATCCTGGACCGGCTCGAAGGTGGCGGGCGCGGGCTCTACTCCGGCGCCATCGGCTACTTCTCGCTGAACGGCGCCACGGACCTCGCCGTCGCCATCCGGACCCTGGTGGTCGACGCCCCCGGCGACGGAACGGCGGAACTGACGCTCGGCGTCGGGGGCGCCATTACTGCCGACTCGGTGCCGGACGAGGAGTACGACGAAATCCGGACCAAGGCGTTCGGAGTGCTCTCCACGCTGGGGACGGAATTCCCGGATTCCTGAAGGCTGCTACTGGACCGTTGCCGTCAGCCGCGCCACGTTGTCCACGTAACGTGCCGCGAGCGGCCGCTGGAGCCAGTCCGCCAGTCTCAGCTCGTGGGAGATGTCCCGGTAGGTATCCTCCACTGCACGCATCTTGGTGACGATGTCCTCGCCCAGCAGCATCACGGACACCTCAAGGTTCAGGGAGAAGGAGCGCATGTCCATGTTGCTGGAGCCCAGGACCGCCACTTCGTCGTCGATGGTGAAGTGCTTGGCATGGAGCACGAACGGGGCCTTGTACAGGTAGATCCGGACGCCGGCTTCGAGCAGCGCCTCATAGTAGGAGCGCTGGGCGTGGTGGACCAGGAACTGGTCGCCCTTCTCGGAGACGAACAGCTCCACTTCCACGCCGCGCTGGGCGGCGGTGGTGATGGCATAAAGCAGCGAATCATCCGGGACGAAGTACGGGCTGCAGATCGAGATCCGGTGCTGGGCGGAGTAGATGAGCGTGTTGAAAAGCCGAAGGTTGTTCTCGGTGATGAACCCCGGGCCGCTCGGCACCACCTGTGCAGTCACGTTCCCCGGGTGCGGGTTGGACGGGAGCTGCAGCTGGTGCTCCAGGGATTCGTCGGTTTCGCTGAGCCAGTCGGTGGCGAAGACGACGTTCAATGTGGTCACGATGGGCCCGTGCAGGCGCGCCATCAGCTCCACCCATTCGCGGCCCGCCTTGCGGTGCCGGGGGTTGTTGTAGGAGGGCTCGATCAGGTTCTGCGAGCCGGTGAAGGCAATCTCGCCGTCGATCACCATGATTTTGCGATGGTTCCGCAGGTCCGGCCTGCGCCACTGGCCGTGGATGGGCAGGAGCGGAAGCATGCGCTTCCACTGGATCTTGCCTGCCCGTAGCCGCTTCAGGAGCTTCCGGTAACCCTTGACCCGCAGGGTGCCGATGTGGTCGAAGAGCACGCGGACCTCGACGCCGCGCTCGGCCGCCTCCTCCAGCGCTGTGAGGAGATCGTCGGTGATGTGGTCCGTGCTCATGATGTAGAACTCGGCGTTGACAAACTTTTTCGCCTTGCGCACGGCCTCGGTCATCTGCAGGATCGAGTCCGGATAGCCGGGGATCAGGTCCACGGAGTTGCCGTCCACCATGGGCAGGGAGCCGAGCCGGCGGTTCAGTTCCGCGGCGGACTTCACCCATTCAGGTCCGGGGTAGTCGCTTTCGACGTCGGCAAGCGAGGAGATCCCGGCGCGCACCCGGTCGTTCACCTGCTCCTGCTGCGCCCGGCGGCGGCTGGACAGCTTGAAGTTGCCGAACAGCAGGAACAGCAGGATGCCCAAGAACGGCACGAAGAAGATGCCCAGCAGCCACGCCATCGCCGTGGTGGGACGCCTGTTTCCCGGAATGATGCCCAGAGCCAGCACCCTGATCAGGAGGTCGGCGACGCCCAGCAGCACCACCACCCACATCGGCGCGGTGCCGGCAAGCGAGAATGGCCACAACACGAAATTAACCCCCGGAGGATGGGCTCCCGGCGGACCGTTTCCAGCCAGGGCGCTCTGCCCAGCTTATCCGTTGCGGCAGCGCACTAAGCTGGAGCCATGACCTCTCCAGCTTCCGTGGTTCTCGTTTTCCTCGATCCCGCGTTCCCGGACGGCCGGCTCGCCGATGCCTCCAAACCCCAGCTCATGGTCACGGACCAGGGCGCAACCCGGGGGGACGGGATCTTTGAAACCATGCTGGCTGTAGGCGGCAATGTGCGGAAGATCCAGGCCCACCTGGACCGCCTGGCCGGTTCCGCGGACGCCCTTGACCTGGTTATCCCGGCTGAGGACGGATGGCGCAGGGCCATCACCACTGCATTGAACGAGCACCGGTCCCGGCATCCGGCCGCCTCTGCCGCCGAGGACGAACTCGTCGTCAAACTGGTAGTGACCCGCGGAGCGGAGGGCGCCGCGGCGCCCACCGCCTGGGTCCAGGTGTCCCCCACCGGGGCGTTGGCGCGGCGCCAGCGCGAGACGGGAATCGACGTCATCCTCCTTGACCGTGGCTACGACAGCGGCGCCGCCGAGCGCGCCCCCTGGCTGCTGCTCGGCGCGAAGACGCTGTCCTACGCGGTCAACATGGCCGCACTGCGCCATGCCCACAAACAGGGCGCGGACGACGTCATCTTCATCTCCTCCGACGGCCGGGTGCTGGAGGGGCCCACCTCCACCGTGCTGCTGGCCCACGCAGGAACGTCCGACGACGGCGCT
The Arthrobacter sp. PGP41 genome window above contains:
- the cls gene encoding cardiolipin synthase gives rise to the protein MWVVVLLGVADLLIRVLALGIIPGNRRPTTAMAWLLGIFFVPFLGILLFLLFGNFKLSSRRRAQQEQVNDRVRAGISSLADVESDYPGPEWVKSAAELNRRLGSLPMVDGNSVDLIPGYPDSILQMTEAVRKAKKFVNAEFYIMSTDHITDDLLTALEEAAERGVEVRVLFDHIGTLRVKGYRKLLKRLRAGKIQWKRMLPLLPIHGQWRRPDLRNHRKIMVIDGEIAFTGSQNLIEPSYNNPRHRKAGREWVELMARLHGPIVTTLNVVFATDWLSETDESLEHQLQLPSNPHPGNVTAQVVPSGPGFITENNLRLFNTLIYSAQHRISICSPYFVPDDSLLYAITTAAQRGVEVELFVSEKGDQFLVHHAQRSYYEALLEAGVRIYLYKAPFVLHAKHFTIDDEVAVLGSSNMDMRSFSLNLEVSVMLLGEDIVTKMRAVEDTYRDISHELRLADWLQRPLAARYVDNVARLTATVQ
- the pabB gene encoding aminodeoxychorismate synthase component I — protein: MSPAPVIIAIDGRSGAGKTTLAIELAARLRAHHRVSLFHLEDLYPGWNGLMVGIDRYVATVLEPLSRGEAATWTSWDWEKHYDGDSRVTLPAEIVIVEGVGAAAAAARPLLSAVIWADSPEEIRRTRALDRDGSTYEPYWDQWAAQEEEWLGADDVPQHADVRVMNRADGAAPADVLQLLPYLPALAPALSPELSARRGLSVRTEQLDGSPDPAALFKSLYGTSANAVWLDSSDTGLAGLSPSGQAGSGAAGRSRFSIMADDAGMHGQSMTHRSGHSELRAGCATATVDGPFFRWLDTVWGNPAVSTPDGYPGEFTLGWLGCLGYELKRETGGSDQSAPTPDASLIFAGRAVVLDHAAGTAWLLALDAPDADEWLEDGRAAVEAAAHPAAQAAAAAQAGGSNGVVLPEAPAFRSRDTGGQYREKIAAAQHEIAEGNTYEVCLTTTLSAKVSAATMDPWQAYLALRRRNPAPFASYLTFGGLSVASTSPERFLKIASDGGMRAEPIKGTRRRGADPQEDAQLRTELAASLKDRAENIMIVDLLRNDLSHFAVPGSVTVSRLCAIESYATVHQMVSTIDAQLKRGSSRAEAVAACFPAGSMTGAPKISTMAILDRLEGGGRGLYSGAIGYFSLNGATDLAVAIRTLVVDAPGDGTAELTLGVGGAITADSVPDEEYDEIRTKAFGVLSTLGTEFPDS
- the ykgO gene encoding type B 50S ribosomal protein L36; the protein is MKVRNSLRALKRIPGAQVVRRRGRTFVINKKNPRMKARQG
- a CDS encoding aminodeoxychorismate lyase, which translates into the protein MTSPASVVLVFLDPAFPDGRLADASKPQLMVTDQGATRGDGIFETMLAVGGNVRKIQAHLDRLAGSADALDLVIPAEDGWRRAITTALNEHRSRHPAASAAEDELVVKLVVTRGAEGAAAPTAWVQVSPTGALARRQRETGIDVILLDRGYDSGAAERAPWLLLGAKTLSYAVNMAALRHAHKQGADDVIFISSDGRVLEGPTSTVLLAHAGTSDDGASVKRLITPQLDSGILAGTSQGALFTAAKAAGWELGYGPLEPQDLLDADAVWLISSVRLLAPVNRIDGKEIGTPSVQKELTAELNELFAGIQ